Proteins from a single region of Lates calcarifer isolate ASB-BC8 linkage group LG19, TLL_Latcal_v3, whole genome shotgun sequence:
- the ahi1 gene encoding LOW QUALITY PROTEIN: jouberin (The sequence of the model RefSeq protein was modified relative to this genomic sequence to represent the inferred CDS: deleted 1 base in 1 codon), giving the protein MPAGESEDRAKTRERFNEVFKKYTETEKKKLKKKNTETQETIVLQNLKKNLNLEKDTEADETILQNTYHPEQGSPRYTKNKRREKEIEEKVNINNSKNQEEIQTSKTKRKSKRDLPTLPTAEDATTYNQKDKDAARTEIALEPDDADGGKLPKRKSKKGKSKGDTETKAESQIEDNEDTLLHEYQQQIAQEEEKTLKKTRVKSEEESTVSQSVTLNNDVGKKKKKKLKSVVTESDIGDQDEGADQDADVENETEPKGKKKKKKKKHVVKEESETEAEVPQKPTFDDSLVLGVYVHRTDRLKTDLLISHPMVKIHVVDEITGQYVKKEDCHRPVSSFYEQENVDHILPIMTQPFDFKKNKSIIPEWQEQIIFNERFGYFVEQNDESPRVILFFEILDFITMEEARANLDVDKHERGFRKIAWAFLKLVGTNGVLNIDSKLRLQLFCPPPRSKRQPKTIEVVEWWRKYPRHKYASTLYVTVKGIKLPEHVDPSIRSMMALQEERGSTSYSELQNEVTKKSLTQPLDNKPPLLRWSRLPGQVCRIPNKPMLAFRGGQMGCFTVLFSHAGTILAAACADRDAFPVVVYEIPSGKVLAAFSGHLKIVYDLCWSRDDQRLLSASSDGTVREWNVERLLGTAQKVLPHPSFVYCAQYHPTAQNLVVTGGYDSLVRVWRLDVDDVNGQLLQEFEGHNSFINTVCFDTEGRRMFSADNTGLIIVWQTSVYDSRQRRPCHRWCIERKIDESDLSGIPINMLQLHPNGRCLLIHAKDSVLRMMDLRILAVKKYSGATNYRERIYSTFTPCGNFIFSGSEDGMAYVWNTDTGDQVAVYSELCYPTALHGVAFHPHENMVAFCAFGQSQPVHVYLYDRKVSQLEVHSIKAVSRSASVDPKTVRNTPDLPVSQDRSASSAMDQFAQSAKLALKMQCVKEQLDSVLEPHRRSSTPGYIFEQGTLTQGGLFSFQAGLNASLPPPSLLSPHSKLQLSGSLAEQLIPQAALSTQTRRFSPVGQRLKGASSLRLQTTLPDHIPSGVHVETDSAPVQQVVVSLYDYRANRSDELTIRRGDVIQVLYKDNDNWWFGRLVNGQQGYFLASYVADEREFSEEVTQSVEAHSALSEGTAERSTPTRVSAAISSSGELRFLSEPTLSDTEPELTDAKTRRKKKVKKPGVPALSPQTTFSDADASGSTSYRRRGRSTDRPLPKRPTGRTNGAFEPDA; this is encoded by the exons CTTCAGAATCTAAAAAAGAATCTCAACCTtgagaaagacacagaagcTGATGAGACCATCCTCCAGAACACATATCACCCTGAACAGGGCAGCCCTCGCTACACCAAgaacaaaaggagagagaaggaaatagAAGAAAAGGTTAATatcaacaacagtaaaaatcaAGAGGAGATTCAAACATCAAAAACGAAGAGGAAGAGTAAGAGGGACCTTCCCACCCTCCCCACAGCTGAGGACGCCACAACTTACAACCAGAAGGATAAAGATGCTGCCAGGACTGAAATTGCTCTTGAGCCAGATGATGCAGATGGTGGAAAGTTACCAAAGCGAAAAAGTAAGAAGGGCAAAAGCAAAGGAGATACAGAGACCAAAGCAGAGAGCCAGATAGAGGACAATGAGGACACATTGCTGCATGAATACCAGCAGCAGATTGcacaggaggaagagaagactCTGAAGAAGACGAGGGTCAAATCAGAAGAAGAGAGCACTGTCTCCCAAAGTGTTACGCTGAATAATGATGttgggaagaagaaaaagaagaagctaAAATCTGTAGTTACAGAGTCAGATATTGG GGATCAAGATGAAGGAGCAGACCAGGATGCTGAtgtagaaaatgaaacagaacccaagggaaagaagaaaaagaagaagaaaaagcatg TTGTCAAAGAAGAGAGTGAAACTGAGGCAGAGGTACCACAGAAACCAACATTTGATGACAGCCTTGTGCTGGGAGTGTATGTTCACAGAACAGATCGCCTCAAGACAGACCTACTGATCTCTCACCCAATGGTGAAAATCCATGTCGTTGATGAAATCACTGGACAGTATGTGAAGAAAGAAGACTG CCATCGGCCAGTGTCCTCATTTTATGAGCAAGAGAACGTTGACCACATTCTCCCCATCATGACGCAACCTTTTGACTTCAAGAAGAACAAATCAATCATCCCCGAGTGGCAGGAGCAGATCATCTTCAATGAACGCTTTGGTTACTTTGTTGAACAAAATGATGAAAGCCCCAGAGTCATACTTTTCTTTGAA ATCCTGGACTTTATAACCATGGAAGAAGCAAGAGCCAACCTTGATGTTGACAAGCATGAACGAGGATTCAGAAAGATTGCGTGGGCATTCCTCAAG CTTGTTGGCACGAATGGTGTGCTGAACATCGACAGTAAACTTCGTCTCCAGCTCTTCTGCCCTCCACCTCGGTCAAAGAGACAACCTAAAACAATAGAGGTGGTCGAATGGTGGAGGAAGTACCCACGACACAAATACGCATCCACACTTTATGTTACGGTGAAAGGCATTAAACTCCCTGAGCAT GTGGACCCCAGTATCCGGTCCATGATGGCActtcaggaggagagaggcagcacCTCCTACAGCGAACTGCAGAATGAAGTCACCAAGAAAAGCCTGACACAGCCTCTGGACAACAAGCCGCCACTCTTGAGATGGAGCAGGCTGCCTGGTCAG GTCTGTCGGATTCCTAACAAGCCCATGCTGGCATTTCGTGGTGGTCAGATGGGCTGTTTCACAGTCCTCTTCTCTCATGCTGGGACGATACTGGCTGCAGCTTGTGCTGACAGAGATGCTTTCCCTGTTGTAG TGTATGAGATTCCCTCTGGTAAGGTTTTGGCTGCCTTCAGTGGTCATCTTAAAATAGTCTATGATCTCTGCTGGTCCAGAGATGACCAGAGACTTTTGTCTGCCTCCTCTGATGGAACTGTCAG AGAGTGGAATGTGGAGAGGCTTCTGGGAACAGCTCAGAAGGTGCTCCCTCATCCATCCTTTGTGTACTGTGCTCAGTACCACCCCACAGCCCAGAACCTGGTGGTGACGGGGGGCTACGACAGTCTGGTGCGAGTGTGGAGGCTTGATGTCGATGACGTGAATggccagctgctgcaggagttTGAGGGTCACAACAGTTTCATCAACACAGTTTGTTTTGACACTGAAG GGAGGAGAATGTTCTCCGCAGACAACACAGGCCTAATCATTGTGTGGCAAACTTCTGTATATGACAGCAGGCAGCGGCGGCCATGTCATCGCTGGTGTATAGAGAGG AAAATTGATGAGAGTGACCTCAGTGGTATCCCCATCAACATGCTGCAGCTCCATCCAAACGGGCGGTGCCTGCTCATCCATGCCAAAGACAGTGTCCTGAGGATGATGGACTTGAGAAT TCTGGCTGTAAAGAAGTACAGCGGTGCCACAAACTACAGAGAGAGGATTTATAGCACTTTCACACCATGTGGGAACTTCATCTTTTCTGGTAGTGAGGATGGGATGGCGTATGTCTGGAATACAGACACAG GTGACCAGGTTGCAGTATACTCTGAGCTTTGCTACCCCACTGCCCTCCATGGTGTGGCATTCCACCCTCACGAGAACATGGTGGCTTTCTGTGCCTTCGGTCAGAGCCAGCCTGTCCATGTATACCTGTATGACCGCaaag TGTCCCAGCTGGAAGTGCACAGTATTAAAGCAGTGAGCAGATCAGCATCTGTAGACCCCAAAACCGTCAGAAACACACCTGACCTGCCAGTGTCACAGGACAGATCTGCTTCTTCAGCCATGGATCAGTTTGCCCAGTCAGCAAAACTCGCACTGAAAATGCAGTGTGTCAAGGAACAGCTGGATTCTGTACTT GAACCACATCGA AGGTCTTCAACTCCTGGATACATTTTTGAGCAAGGTACT CTCACACAGGGAGGA ctcttttcttttcaggcAGGATTAAATGCCTCATTACCACCTCCGTCTCTCCTGTCGCCGCACTCaaagctgcagctctctggTTCTCTGGCGGAGCAGCTTATCCCCCAGGCAGCGCTGAGCACCCAAACTC GCAGGTTCAGTCCAGTCGGTCAGCGTCTAAAAGGAGCTTCATCTTTGAGGCTGCAGACG acCCTTCCTGACCACATTCCTTCAGGCGTACATGTGGAAACAGATTCTGCCCCTGTTCAACAAGTG GTTGTCTCACTCTATGACTACAGAGCTAATCGTTCTGATGAGCTGACCATCCGCCGTGGCGATGTCATCCAAGTGCTGTACAAAGACAACGACAACTGGTGGTTTGGGCGACTGGTCAATGGGCAGCAGGGATATTTTCTTGCTTCTTATGTAGCAGATGAGA gaGAGTTCAGTGAAGAGGTCACTCAGTCTGTAGAGGCACACTCAGCCCTGTCTGAGGGGACTGCTGAGAGGTCAACACCAACCAGG GTATCTGCTGCAATTAGTTCTTCTGGGGAACTTAGGTTTCTTTCTGAGCCGACCCTTTCTGACACCGAACCTGAGTTGACTGACGCCAA AACTagaaggaagaagaaggtgAAGAAGCCAGGAGTCCCTGCACTGTCACCTCAGACCACATTTTCAGATGCAGATGCTTCAGGGTCGACCAGCTACAGGAGGAGAGGCAGATCAACAGACAGACCTCTCCCCAAGAGACCGACAGGCCGGACTAACGGTGCCTTTGAGCCTGATGCATAA
- the slc18b1 gene encoding MFS-type transporter SLC18B1 has product MDSHVDVQQRENSTSAESTDPPPRMTRQQTLTLISMASVNFSSMICYSILGPFFPNEAVKKGASQTVVGLIFGCYAVCNLIGSLILGKYIVQIGAKFMLVTGLFVSSGCTIVFGLLDRVPAGSAFITLCFVVRSVDALGFAAAMTSSFALTAKIFPNNVATVLGSLEIFTGLGLILGPPVGGWFYQSFGYEVPFLLLGCFLLIMVPFNIYILPSVVADPSKDSFFRLLTHVKIVLICYAIFTLSAGLGFLDATLSLFAIETFNLSAGYVGLIMLGLSLPYCLASPLLGYITDKYPATRSWFMVTGGFATAVGFWLLGPVPFLHIPSQLWLLVLMLGVIGFSLGMTAIPTFPEIITCAYNHGFDEGLSTLGMVSGLFGAVWSIGMFYGPIVGGLITQHLSFEWAAAVQGALAFLAAFPLGLYYLLHRPQQQRIPEGGSRQTDESTPLLNE; this is encoded by the exons ATGGACTCGCACGTTGATGTTCAGCAAAGAG AAAACAGCACTTCAGCTGAATCAACAGATCCTCCCCCGAGGATGACAAGACAACAGACTCTCACCTTAATATCAATGGCATCTGTCAACTTCAGTTCAATGATCTGTTACTCAATATTGGGCCCATTTTTCCCCAATGAG GCTGTAAAGAAAGGAGCCAGTCAGACTGTCGTTGGTCTCATATTTGGCTGCTACGCTGTCTGCAATTTAATTGGTTCATTGATACTGGGAAAATAT ATTGTCCAAATTGGTGCGAAGTTTATGCTCGTTACAGGGCTTTTTGTGTCGTCGGGCTGCACCATTGTGTTTGG ATTACTTGATCGTGTCCCTGCAGGATCTGCCTTCATTACTCTGTGCTTTGTAGTAAGGTCCGTCGATGCCTTGGGCTTTGCCGCCGCGATGACCTCCTCTTTTGCATTAACAGCAAAAATATTCCCAAACAATGTGGCAACTGTTTTG gGTAGTTTGGAGATTTTTACAGGACTGGGTCTTATTCTGGGGCCACCTGTAGGAGGGTGGTTCTACCAGTCATTTGGATATGAAGTCCCTTTTCTGCTTCTTGGATGTTTCCTGTTGATCATGGTTCCTTTCAACATTTATATCTTGCCATCTGTAG TTGCAGACCCCTCGAAGGATTCATTCTTTCGGCTTCTCACCCATGTGAAAATAGTCCTGATCTGCTATGCCATATTCACTCTCAGTGCAGGTCTGGGCTTCTTGGATGCCACACTGTCCCTGTTCGCTATTGAGACG TTTAATCTCTCAGCTGGCTATGTGGGACTCATCATGCTTGGTTTGTCGTTACCATACTGTCTGGCATCACCACTGTTGGGTTATATTACTGATAAATACCCG GCCACCAGGAGTTGGTTCATGGTGACAGGAGGTTTTGCCACAGCAGTCGGGTTCTGGCTGCTCGGTCCAGTTCCTTTCCTTCACATCCCGAG TCAGCTGTGGTTACTGGTCCTCATGCTCGGTGTAATTGGGTTTTCTCTGGGCATGACTGCAATCCCCACGTTCCCTGAGATCATCACATGTGCATA TAACCATGGATTTGACGAAGGACTAAGTACTCTTGGAATGGTGTCGGGGCTGTTTGGTGCAGTTTGGTCCATAGG gaTGTTTTATGGCCCGATAGTGGGTGGCCTTATCACACAACATCTGAGCTTTGAGTGGGCAGCTGCAGTCCAAGGAGCCCTGGCGTTCTTGGCT GCCTTTCCCCTCGGTCTGTATTATCTCCTTCATCGGCCACAACAACAAAG GATTCCTGAAGGTGGGAGCAGGCAAACAGATGAAAGCACTCCTCtcctgaatgaatga